The following are encoded in a window of Thermonema lapsum genomic DNA:
- a CDS encoding acyl-CoA dehydrogenase family protein, translating into MKEYYFTEEHELFRDALKQFLEKEVLPYIDEWEAQQRVPKEIWKKFGEQGFLGLHYPEQYGGAGLDFFYSVVFCEEISKLFSGGFGVIPTVTQYMSSTYVYKFGSEALKQKYLVPVIKGEMISAIGITEPGAGSDVANIQTRAVRQGDHYIINGQKTFISNGFYGDYVVLVVKTNPEAGVHGFSLIVVDLDSPGISKNKLNKLGWHASDTAELFFEDVKVPVGNLIGEEGKGFFYLMDGLQLERLVGAIGAVAGTEALIDYTLKYMSERQAFGRPINKFQVLRHRMAQLHAETEVIKQYVYYCSRLQNEGKYAVKECSIAKLQATELANKAAYECLQMFGGYGYIEDYKVARVYRDVRILTIGGGSSEIMREILAKMLIDDKKYERPRPQTAQEVAASAAVVEEVMQAIRQRAAQGSLGTSLKFDFGSKKLFIDGSSGTNVVSEEDREAACTILINPEDMQALLRGELNPMSAFMSGKIKVQGDMSVAMKLQSLLS; encoded by the coding sequence ATGAAAGAATATTATTTTACCGAAGAACACGAGCTGTTTCGTGATGCTCTGAAACAGTTTTTGGAAAAAGAAGTGCTGCCTTACATAGACGAGTGGGAGGCACAACAGAGAGTACCCAAAGAAATATGGAAAAAATTTGGCGAACAGGGATTTTTAGGTCTGCACTATCCCGAACAATACGGAGGTGCTGGCTTGGATTTCTTCTACAGCGTGGTCTTTTGCGAAGAGATTTCTAAACTCTTTTCTGGCGGCTTTGGCGTTATCCCCACAGTCACACAGTACATGTCTTCTACCTATGTGTATAAATTCGGTTCGGAGGCACTCAAACAAAAGTATTTAGTGCCGGTCATTAAGGGCGAGATGATTTCTGCTATAGGCATTACCGAACCCGGTGCCGGTTCTGATGTGGCAAATATACAAACCCGTGCCGTGCGTCAAGGCGACCACTACATCATCAATGGGCAAAAGACCTTTATTTCCAATGGTTTTTATGGCGACTACGTCGTGTTGGTGGTAAAGACCAATCCCGAAGCGGGCGTTCATGGCTTTTCCTTGATAGTGGTGGACCTCGACAGCCCCGGTATCTCTAAAAACAAACTCAACAAACTGGGCTGGCATGCTTCCGACACTGCCGAGCTCTTTTTTGAAGACGTGAAGGTGCCTGTCGGCAACCTCATAGGTGAAGAAGGCAAGGGCTTTTTCTATCTGATGGACGGCTTGCAGTTAGAGCGCCTGGTGGGAGCTATTGGAGCAGTGGCGGGCACCGAAGCCCTCATCGATTACACCCTCAAATACATGAGCGAACGGCAGGCTTTTGGGCGTCCTATCAACAAATTTCAGGTGTTGCGTCATCGCATGGCACAGCTGCATGCCGAGACCGAGGTCATCAAACAGTATGTGTATTACTGTAGCCGTCTGCAAAATGAAGGCAAATATGCGGTGAAAGAGTGCTCTATTGCCAAGCTGCAAGCCACCGAATTGGCAAACAAAGCTGCTTACGAGTGCCTGCAGATGTTTGGCGGATACGGTTATATCGAAGACTACAAAGTAGCGCGGGTTTATCGCGATGTGCGCATACTGACCATAGGAGGGGGCAGCTCGGAAATCATGCGTGAGATTCTTGCCAAAATGCTCATCGACGACAAGAAATACGAAAGACCGCGCCCGCAAACAGCCCAAGAAGTTGCCGCATCGGCAGCAGTAGTAGAGGAAGTGATGCAAGCCATACGGCAGCGTGCCGCCCAAGGTTCTTTGGGCACCAGTTTGAAGTTTGACTTCGGTTCCAAAAAACTGTTCATCGACGGCTCATCGGGCACTAATGTGGTGAGTGAAGAAGACCGCGAAGCTGCCTGCACCATACTCATCAACCCCGAAGACATGCAGGCACTGCTGCGAGGAGAGCTGAACCCCATGAGCGCCTTCATGTCGGGAAAAATAAAAGTACAGGGCGACATGAGCGTGGCAATGAAACTGCAAAGCCTGCTGAGTTAA
- a CDS encoding sodium-dependent bicarbonate transport family permease, which yields MNPDLILSNFTNPALLFFLLGILATQLKSDLQIPNNSSKFISLYLLFAIGFRGGQELAHEHFSWDVLGVMGLGLVSAIIIPLYSFFILRRRLNPYDAGAVAASYGSVSAVTFVTATLFLESMQQQLHGYMVATMAMMEAPAIVVGLLLINFFSDSSQRVKKRVAVQHALTNGSVLMVLGSLIIGLLASEKQAAGIRPFTQDIFQGFLAIFLLDMGISTGKNLRAFFTYGWFNFFFALLMPLLNGILFAYISAYFTDVVSDRFLVSVLAASASYIAVPAAMRIAVPQANPGLFLPMALGVTFPVNITVGLPLYYSLVSSF from the coding sequence ATGAATCCGGATTTGATTCTTAGCAACTTTACCAACCCCGCCCTTCTATTTTTTCTCTTGGGGATATTGGCTACTCAGCTCAAAAGCGACCTGCAAATCCCCAACAATTCTTCCAAGTTTATTTCTTTGTATCTGCTGTTTGCCATTGGTTTTCGTGGAGGGCAAGAACTTGCTCACGAACATTTTTCTTGGGATGTATTGGGGGTTATGGGGCTGGGGCTTGTTTCGGCGATTATCATTCCGCTTTATTCGTTTTTTATTTTACGCCGTCGCTTAAACCCTTATGATGCCGGTGCAGTAGCGGCTTCTTACGGCTCGGTAAGTGCTGTTACTTTTGTGACAGCCACCCTCTTTTTGGAAAGCATGCAACAGCAGCTGCACGGCTATATGGTAGCCACCATGGCTATGATGGAAGCGCCCGCCATTGTTGTGGGCTTGTTACTCATCAATTTTTTTAGCGACAGCAGCCAAAGGGTAAAAAAGCGTGTAGCGGTGCAGCACGCGCTTACTAATGGCAGCGTATTGATGGTTTTGGGGAGCCTTATCATTGGGCTGCTTGCCTCCGAGAAGCAAGCCGCAGGCATTCGCCCCTTTACCCAAGACATCTTTCAGGGCTTTTTGGCTATTTTCCTGCTCGACATGGGCATTTCTACGGGCAAAAACCTGCGGGCTTTTTTTACCTATGGATGGTTTAACTTCTTCTTTGCCTTGTTGATGCCTTTGCTCAACGGTATTTTGTTTGCCTATATCAGTGCTTACTTCACCGATGTGGTTTCGGACCGCTTTTTGGTAAGCGTGTTGGCAGCCAGTGCCTCTTATATTGCCGTGCCGGCAGCCATGCGTATTGCCGTGCCACAAGCCAATCCCGGTTTGTTTTTGCCCATGGCACTGGGCGTAACCTTTCCTGTCAATATCACTGTGGGCTTGCCACTTTACTATAGCTTGGTGTCATCCTTTTAA
- a CDS encoding PhzF family phenazine biosynthesis protein, whose product MENFLFQVNAFTGRPFAGNPAAVCLTAAPLATELMQAIAAEMNLSETAFMHPLAKGSYALRWFTPTTEVALCGHATLAAAHVLFSEGKTKEKQLFFETQSGLLCVSKEAERYHMLFPALPCQSIDIPEGLGQALNSPVKACFRSTFDLVVELDNEAAVRACVPNFHLLATYPYRGIIITAAAQPPFDFVSRFFGPNCGVNEDPVTGSAHCALAPLWAQRLQKTSLRAFQASKRGGIVEMELLDKQVILKGEAVTIWSGRLQAQLLSS is encoded by the coding sequence ATGGAAAACTTCCTTTTTCAGGTCAATGCTTTTACTGGGCGCCCCTTTGCAGGCAACCCGGCAGCAGTATGCCTTACTGCTGCCCCCCTTGCCACTGAATTGATGCAGGCAATTGCTGCCGAGATGAACCTTTCCGAAACTGCTTTTATGCATCCTTTAGCCAAAGGCAGTTATGCCCTACGTTGGTTTACGCCCACCACCGAAGTAGCCCTGTGCGGGCATGCCACACTTGCCGCAGCACACGTTTTGTTCAGCGAAGGCAAGACAAAGGAAAAGCAACTTTTTTTTGAAACACAAAGTGGTTTGTTGTGTGTTTCAAAAGAAGCGGAGCGCTACCACATGCTTTTTCCGGCTCTGCCCTGCCAAAGCATAGACATACCCGAAGGATTGGGGCAGGCGCTCAACAGCCCAGTAAAAGCCTGCTTTCGCAGCACCTTCGACTTAGTAGTAGAACTGGACAACGAAGCAGCGGTGCGCGCCTGTGTGCCCAACTTCCACTTGCTTGCCACTTATCCTTACCGAGGCATTATCATTACGGCAGCAGCGCAACCTCCTTTCGACTTTGTGTCGCGTTTTTTTGGTCCCAACTGCGGAGTGAACGAAGACCCGGTTACGGGCTCGGCACACTGCGCCTTGGCTCCCTTGTGGGCGCAACGCCTACAAAAAACATCTCTACGTGCCTTCCAAGCTTCGAAGCGTGGGGGCATCGTAGAGATGGAACTGCTCGACAAGCAGGTAATACTCAAAGGGGAAGCCGTCACCATATGGAGCGGACGCCTGCAAGCGCAACTGCTGTCCTCTTAA